ttgtagtgagatgcatgaccccccgagacaagctttcatgttaataatcctgttggtcaccctgattgtgcatgttgtgtagttaaatggaatgagagagtctgaccatgataaagtattgtcaagctgctgtaccatcacaaggtacacttgcaaacagctggacattagctgtaccttggtccagttcactgcatgcctcttgtcagttgtgtatgactgagactagagagatgtcaattcagggagagttcctataaccatggatttttaaccagttttgggaaattttgaaaacagtgttattgtgtgggactacgttttttgggctacttctaatcctcatgcggccgccgcatttatcccttggcgtgacctgcactgggaaagagggaaacagcatggatggggaaagtgtgtgggcagagcaagcagtagtagtacataacctacaaacgtcctttagtgaagtgtatcctcactttcatacagttattgttgtaatcaaagcttttaaagaatggatctctgcattaagggcctgaccagagcacaggtggcctgacagaacacgcttcaaagttgtcactttcaaaagggtggcattttaaccctgtcagtccaaaatgtctaaaacttggtacccatgacttattgctcatgggaaacaaaaaagtctcaagaacccataatgtcaccagcatggatatttctcgacagtgacaatttgtgaataatttaaaaaaaattacttcaaatcagccattgatccaattatctgtccaatgttgtgtacatgtatgaaatacatgtcagtgtcatgtcaattttgtagtgattggaatgttgaggaggaacccgccattgctgcctgcagctatatttcttcttcttctttttgttttatggCGGTTGGCAAGCAACTTTTGGTGTGCATTCCCGACCTTCTGAACTGGAGTGTGGGTCTGAACACCCTGACTAAATCCTATAAAATaaaccagtttttttttcagaaaatgaaaaattaaactaaaacaaatatCTCCAGAGTTTCTTTGAAGTAATATGTATTTGGAGTCACTACAACTTAAGACATCATCACAGACACTTGCCATTGAAAGTTCATTGCTGTCCTTGCACTTCAGTCTTCCACTTATAGAGAATGCCTCCCTGGAAGGACACTCAGAGGGTAAATGTCACAGCCATTGTAGAAGAACGGGAAGACTTCctctgtgaaggtgtgtgtgaaagtcagtAGATGTGCGCCGCTGACAGCATCTGAGAAAGACATCTCGCCTCCGTCCCAGTCCAGCCTCACCCTGATCCTCCGGAGCTTCTCGTTCACCTGGAGACGCGTCTTCTCTGGTTGCCCCGGCGACCGGCTGTATTACTCCTCGTCCCAAAACTCTATGCTCCAGACACCTGCCCAGATAGCCTCCCCTTTGCGCTCTGGCTGGCCTCCGAGctcacccccacctcccagctcgtgttctcctccacctccaccacccagCTGGGAGTCCCCGAAGCAAAGCCTTGTGAGCCCAGGACGCAGGCAAACATGTCGTacctctctgggttatcaggcaGCTGGACGGCCTCATCCCTGATtttcacactggtcagatccgcGGCGATGCAGAGACGAGAGTCTGCAGTGTTGGGGTCCAGCAACACAGGAGCTGTAtgggaagagagatgaggagaggatatggggagagagatgaggagaggataAGAGTGTTTTCTCTGCCCGTTTTCGTTTTCTAAAGGAGGAAGATTTTAGCACAGTATTATAACAGCAGAACATTTCCATCTATCCTCTCATATGTATGCATAAATATGTATGCTTTATACAAATGACCAGTGCTCTGTAATATAagacatgtatttgtgtgaattaACCTCTGTGCATTACTTCCAAGTGTATCATTACTTCCAAGTGTATGCACGTGTAAAACAACTCACTGCACTGAACCatgtccttcatcttctcccagatTCGGAACCCCAGGTTGCCCACGTGCTTTGCCACGTTGACCAGCCCGCCGGAGCTGATGCCCTCTGGATGCTGCCATGGACACTGAGCCCTGTGAAGTCAATCAGAAGTCAGTGCACCTGTAGGTTTGGATTACAGCGACACAACATAGACACGAGTCACTCACCTTCCTACTGCAGCAACCATGTTCTGTACATGTAACAAACGAGGAAAAAAACTGGGTAAGAATTGGCATTTGTGAagaatgtttatgtttttgtatttttccgCATGTATACATCCTGACCTGTAAGGGTACGTCATCCtctgctctcatctcctcttctttgGCCCTGATTGTGTTTGATAGAGACAAAATCTCTTTACTCATCTGGTCAATCTGGTCCTTCATCGcctgactcttctgctcctcttcctccttcagggTGGCTATCCTGGACGCTTCCTCATCCCAAAGAAACTGATGGAGCTTGGCAAACTCTTCCTTAATTCTTTGCTCTGAATAATTGGCTTGGTTCTGGGGTTAGATATGTCAAAGGAAATGTTCAAAATTGGGTTAGAATTAGGTTTTCAAATGAAATCATGGGATATTTGATCAAGAATGTGTATTCTCACCACAATATGTTCTGAGGCACAAACATAGGCGTCTTTAATATCTTTTAGGATCTCTAGCTTGCCCCAAGGTCTTCCTGAAGAATCTCCAGTTCCTTCTGAAAAAATTCAGATATAACTAGAGGGGTGCTTTCTTAGTAATATTTCCTGTAGGTAATGTGATTGAATGATAGTTGTGGGAGagactgttgctttaagaggcTGATATCTAAGCTGTAAATACCATGCAGGCTTTATATTTTAAGTGATAACATTTATCACTTTAGCTTGGAAATGAGTGCATAATAACCCTGCGTTACTGTGAATATTTTAAGGAAGTTGCTTTGAatttaatacaatttaaatgaaaataacacTTACCTTGAGCTCAAGAGCTGCTTCATGAATGGGGCAGCATTTGTGATTCTCGTGCTCCTTTAAGTCCTGACATACatcacacagaaacagtttTTCCTCCAGGCAAAGGTACTTGGCGTTCTCACCGTGTCGAGCGCAGAGCACCTCACTCCCTCCGTGGCTCTCTGAGGTCTCTTCTGTAAAGGGACGTCACGCTGCCTCTTTCCACCCGAGCCACAGAGCAGATCCTCCTCATTAGAAACGCCCCCACACACCGTGCACTGGTAAGACCCCCTCAAAGTCAGCTGCAGGCAGGACTTACACACTTGGTGACCACACAGGAGAAGAACATCCTCATGGGTTTCACAGCAAACAGCGCAGGTCTGGTTCTTCTCGGGGAGACAAGCTTCAGAGGCCATTTTCTCACAGCCCAAGGGTTCTTCTGTGGTATTTCTCAACTTTAAAATGACGGCTCGCTGTGCTTTCCTTTGTCCAGATCCAAGGACTTGTTATTTTTGGAGACTAAATATCCCAGATCGGTAAATCAGAGTACCACAAAAACAAAGTCGTAAATACGCGGTCCCAGGGGAAAAGCCAGCATGTGTAATAAGGAGCTTTTAAGGAGCAGACTAGATGTCGGTCCTGCAGGTATGGTTTCTAAGAGTGAAGGATCTGCACTGAACAGGTTTTTCAACTCCAAACATGACATTGCATACTAcaggaggcgtgtgtgtgtgtgtctgtctgtctcagcatGTTTGGGCAGGTAAGAAGAGTCATTTAAAAGAGCTTTAACCTTTACCTGAAAAGGTCACCTAAGAAGACGGTTAAGAAGAAACAGTAGTGTATGAATGTTTCACCGGCTATGGAAAGAAGTTAGACTTGGATAAATATCATACTTCTTTGCTTATGTTTGTTCAGCAATCTCTCAAAGACATTCTAAAATGAACTAATTGATGTAAAGCCGTGTGCATGTACCTGTGATGTGGATAATAACTACCAATGTCATTATTCTGACAATTCAGTTTAATCTAATGCCATCAGCCTCATGCTTTTCCAGTATTCTGCTATAAGCTAGTAGGCTatgtttacagtatgtgtgtcaaAAAAGGGGTAATGATATGAGTGAGTTCATTTCAACAGAGGGCCCATTCCCACAACACATTGCTagtccactcacacaaaatcGACAGGAAAGGCAGAAATGTCCATATAGAAGTTTAATATAACAGTGCCATGATAGGATACaattgaaaaagagaaaagctgcacataatacaaatacatctgaccaacacaaaaaatatatagaaataaacagaaagaaacTTTACTTTGGATTCAGAAGATTGTAATTTAACTATTCTTCGTGCTCTCAGGGAATATAGTAAAATATGtggaatgtctgtctgtctaacaaTAAATAGCTCATAAGAGCTTATTCATGAgcttattataattatattataaatatataaaaaacttTAACTCTTAAAAGTGCAATATGTAGGTTTTACTGTCAAGTATTTTTAGAGCCAAAATAAAGTGATATCTCAGGACCCCTGAGTATATTTATTAagtaacaattgcaatcgggctcactcacagcacaaggatgaaaatGAAGCCATTTCACTAACATCACACAGTGacgcacatgattcatacaaggtcattattaatacaaggcacttgattaatacattcatgTCAAGTCATGAACAGTTTTTCGAAATTAATTCTATCATCTGGCCTTTTTTCATTGGTGTTTCAGGGCCacaatattaatatataataataataaaagtattTCACATACTTCTTTTAAATGACTCACCATCAAAAACATCAACACCATAGGCAAAATAAAGTCTCTCCAGCAGCGTGAGTGAGCTGCTTTTAAGGCACTTTCGGATTAAATGTGTCAAAGAGAAGAGGCAGTGTGCAGGAACAGCGGTGATGTGGCCTCATCATGGCCTCAGAGAGATGGCACGGGCATTGTTGTTTTGGGTTTTGACAACTACAACTACATATTGCAAATTCATAGAGGCATATAATATATACAAGCAAGGCAGTATACTCACTCACTGAATGATTTGAGTATGCTTTATATTTGAgtattttatatgtgtgtgtgtgtgtaatatatatatatatatatatatatatatatatatatatatatatacacacacacacacaaaatactcaATATAAAAGCATTACTCacaatcattcaatcattcagtGAGTGAGCTGCTTGTAAGGCAACTTTggaataaaaaattaaaaacagggAATGTTTTCATCTCATTTCATTCATATTGTCATATAAGTATTCCACATACTTATATTTAAATGACCCACCACCAAAACATCAAACACATCCCACCATAAGCACAATCAAATCTTTCAATCAGTGTGAGTGAGCTGCTTGTAATGCACTTGGGaatgaaacatttaaaacacGGAATTCATTCACATCTCATTGGACATCGGATTGTTTTGCACCTTTACATCCGCACACAATGAATGACACGGATCAACGAGTGGACTGCTAAGAAGTCTAAGACATCCCTGTGATAATAACACGATCCCTGTGATAATAATGCCTTTAAGACATCCCTAtgtatgtataataataataatggctcATAAGAGCTTATTAATGAcctaattataatattataaatatatatcaaactgtatatatatatatatcagacaTCCCTGTAATAATAACGTGATCCCTGCGATAATAACGTAATCCCTGTGATGATAACGGCTTGAAGAGCTGCTTGCTCATTTAGTGTGCTCACTGGCACAGCTTTGAGTGTCAGCTTCCACAGTTCAACACAAAGCTGGAGCCCTTGTCACTTACCATTCTACCTTTGGCCAAGCCACCACTAAAAAGGTGCATGTTTGAAAGTACCATGCTTGCTCTAAGGCACTAATGGCAATGTCCACTGCAGTTTCTGTATCCTTTGTCTTACAAAGACATGTGTTGTGCCATCAATCCAATGCCACAAATGTCAAATGTGCAGTACTGTATGTGTAGGAGGAATTTACAGTTCTTGGGGTTAGTCAAACAGTAACGCATTCTAGCTTTTAATTCCTGCTTTCTAAGAGATAATGTTCTTGTCCTACCCTGTAATGCAGTGACGTATGGAAAATAAAAAGGCACTATCTTCTAACAAATCCTAAcaaactaaacaacaacaatgactacactattacaacacaaacactcacacacacacacacacacacacacacacacacacacacacacacaattggggTAAGAATGATCTCCCTAAGTTTAAATATACCTAAGTGATGTCAGTGATCGCCACAATACAAAATCAGATCAGTTTTGAGTGACGATTTAGTCTGGATATATTAAATTGAGACGCATGAATTGAACCAGATCTCTGCACTCTCAAAATGAAAGCGGGCAGAGAATTTCTTATGATGACAAAAGGGAGGCACTTTTACTTAATCCAACTAAAACAAGATTGCAGTACTGACAAGATCGCATCAGCTTTTCAATCATTTGGATCAATTGAGGaacatacataaacagacaTAAAAGTATTAGGTAAAAGCCTAAGGCACCTAGTTGTTTCACAAAAcatctgtctttgttttctgtctttatcAGCCTTAGTGTGTCTTATTTCTTTAATTTAAATTTTATTTCTATAGAAAATAGAGCGGATCTCTTCTGCTCTGCAGCAAGTGCCAGATTGTCAGAGTCTCAGCAGAGTTCTGCTTCACCTATTTCTAAAATAATAGTTGTAAATAACACGGCACCTGGGTCAAACCGGTATTGATTTCCACTACAGGGTTCAACTCGTTTTGTGTTCACTGACAAAGCTTTGAGTCTCTCCTTCCAAAGCCCAGAGTAAAGCTGGAGTTATCTATGTTGATAACTGCGAAACAAGAGCTGGTATGCTATGCTCTCTTGGTTAGAAACAGTACTGATTTACACTAAAGGGTTTAACTCATTGTGTGCTCACTGGCACAGCTTTGACGCTTCCACAGCTCAAACACTGGTGACTGACTGGCAACATATGCAGCATAGGAGCCTCTCttttacaggctcaaaatcacacacCTTGATTAACAACATAACAGTCAGTTCAAATGGATATGGCTAGGGTATataaaacatgtctgacaagctacagcaaatgttattgttttgaacaACAAAAGAAGCACTGCAGTTTACTCCTTGTAAAGGTGCTCCTGGCACATACTGCCCAGAACCGTTTTCTTACACTATAATCTCATCTATTTTGATTATAAATAGAACTGATTTACACTAAAGGGTTTACTCATTGTTAAAGCCCAGAGTAAAGCTGGAGTTACCCATGTTGATAACTGCGAAACAAGAGTTAGTATGCTATGCTCTCTTGCTTAAAACAGTACTGATTTACACTAAAGGGATTAACTCATTGTGTGCTCACTGGCACAGCTTTGACGCTTCCACAGCTCAAAGGCTGGTGACTGACTGGCGACATTTGCAGCATATGAGATTGTCTACCCTTTTGTCATCACTCTACCTTCACGGTTCATAATATTATCCAAGGGGATTTTCTGTAATGCTTTTTCTGctacttcactcacacacacacacacacacacacacacacacacacacacacacacacacacacacacacacacacacacacacacacacactccctgcattTTCAAACAAAGTAATTTCAACTTTTACCCCTTCCCTTCTAAAAACAAGCTAATCTGAAATAcatattcagtgttttgtttacaCATGAGACTCACTGGCATCTCTGTAACATCATAGTTTGCAGTTTGCATTCATGAAATAGGTTTTTAATGCTCGTGAATAACTTCCCTTCCATTCCAGTGTACTGACCTTATAGTGCTCCCTTCTGTCTGCTTTTGACCACTGTTGTATGGCATTTACAGTATTAAGAAAACAGCCCTTCTTAGTAATGAGCCACGTCATCAGATGTGATGAATGCTTTTGAAATGAGTCATTGGTGGATTGAAACTGTATGAGTGCAGGGAAACAAAAAGCTCACTAGTAACATGCATCATATTGAACACTATGTGCATAATCTATCCTACAAAGCAGCGCTGCATAGCATTTTACTAAAGTATTGCAGTTTGAATACATTAAATGCAGTACCTAAGCATAAGCCTTCCCAAAATGTGACATGACAAACAATAAAAGGCAGAAAGAAAAGACCAGAAGGAGAGGTTGGACAGGAAGGTACTGGCACCGTACTAATGGGGGTCAGCCGGCTCACACCATCTCATGACTGCTGCGGCCATCCTTCAGCTGGAAACATCTACACTGTACACACCATCTCAATACTGATGCCATCATCCTTCAGCGGCTCAGAGACCTCAGGATCTCCttgctccttttctttcttccggAAACATCTACAGGGAAGAATGAAATGTAACCAGTCAATTCTTTCCATTTCCTTGATTAATTGCTCGTGCGTACTTATGTATATTTGATGTTGATTGGGTGCTGAAATGGGACTGATCCCACAAGTTGGAATCTTGTGGGAATACGTGCAAGAACAGTAatgtcaaattacacccctcccttctgtgctcctgaagcaaaaTGCTGATTGCCTAGAACTGTTAATTTCTCAGTCCAAGCCACCATGTTAGTTTCCTCATTTACaacactgaatttgacaaaaaatctTAAACTGAAACAGTTCCTTaccccttctttttcttccagcaGAAGACAACTGATAGGATGACAAGGAGGGCGATGACAAGGAGGGCGATGACAATGAGGGCAATGACACCACCAGCCAATTTGGTTCCCCGATTTTGCTTGTTGGCATCATGTGGAGCCTCACTCAGACTTGAAGAAGCAGGGCCTGTAATATATAAAGCCaatcacatatttattttaatataatCTACCACAGCCcctaacaaaacacatttaataaaatattgtcTCGGTCTGCATATTAAATCTAATTCTATAGAACACGGTCACAGAGAGGTCCTGGGTTCTCGGCGTGACATTCTGAACGCTGCCCTGGTCCAGGAATTCCACGACTCCCATCCCAATCTTCCTGAGCCGTCACGGATTATCTCTGACTCTCCTGACTGCCCGTCCACTGAACTGTTGCTTTTCTGACTATGACACGGGTTGCCCTTTTGGATTGGTTTAAACTCAGACTGCCTATAAGTACTCCAGCaagtgatggtgtgtttgtgtttgtggatctACTGAGCTTTAGCTTGTCTGACCACGTTATGGATTGTCCAACAGATTTGATTCTTCTTGTGAGTATTACAGGGGCTGTTTGTgtaccccccctgcccccctcaggGGCTGTTTGTGTACCCCCCTTGCCCTCCTCAGGGGATGTTTGTGTATGCCTCTTTCCCCCCTCAttttctccttctgtgtgtttgtggaacgCAGTACACATGTTGCTACTACTAGTctacatctgcatgtgtgctcCGTCCTCTGCTCTGACAAAAACCACAGGGAATTGGGAGAGAAAAGCTACACATTACTCACCATTGCAGGAGACTTTAACAGGCCACTGTCAAGAGAGTCAGATGGAGAAAAATAAGAAGAGGGAATAAAGGATTTTTCACTATGGTTCACTATATGGTAATAACATATTACATAAAGTCCTCTATGTCACTAAGATAAAGAAAATTAGTTATCAATAAAAATCCATGTATCGACTTTACTCTATAATAACTCAAGAGTAAAGATTGTGATATCCTGTATGATGCCAACCCACTTCAATGATGCAAAGCTTTCCCACTATCATACCTTAGAGTAGTCCGCTATATATGTGGTATTGGGGTGATAGGCTTTGAGAAGAAGACTGTTTCCCGTGTTCTGCACCACTAAAGTTCTGTTGAATTCTTCGTCATTGGCAACATTCGTACCCttaacacagagagggacacaagcacacacaaatagataaaCACTATATTACAGACTTTGTTACGTGCAGAGTTTCCATCTATAGGAAAATGAGTAAGATTTGTTCTTACGCCGATAGCCCAGTCAGCTTCCCAGTTGGGCTCTGCTGGTTCACTGATCTTATACAGAGCAGATCCATTCTCTAGCAGGTGAACTGTACAGGTCAGGCTTTCTGCAGCTCTAATCCCACTcagacacaccaccaccaggcATATACctaagggggagaggggggaggggcatgagaaagagagatgcatagAATAAGCTAACAATTACAAAATAGAAAGATACCAACATACTTTCCATAGTGCGGCATTTAGTATAATTTATAACTTATCTCAAGATAAAGTAGCCCTTTAAAATGCAACATTTTGGTCTGAGAGATCCAGCACATTTATAATACAGCACTACGTTTGATGCCTCGATATGATATAAGACTGTCGCTGTCTACAATTTCACCACGAATagacagggatggattaccgaacgccccgggggcccatgagctcagggggcctctaagccagagcctctgtgtgaagtcgctgttatgtatctcttatttgtggttgaaagaggtgcattttgtttatttgctgttggctttaattgagtgtacctg
The DNA window shown above is from Clupea harengus chromosome 11, Ch_v2.0.2, whole genome shotgun sequence and carries:
- the LOC105891792 gene encoding uncharacterized protein LOC105891792; amino-acid sequence: MVCTPCANEEMIGVYCNLSSTAHVFPRAQVIPSKRRMTTRCRGICLVVVCLSGIRAAESLTCTVHLLENGSALYKISEPAEPNWEADWAIGGTNVANDEEFNRTLVVQNTGNSLLLKAYHPNTTYIADYSKWPVKVSCNGPASSSLSEAPHDANKQNRGTKLAGGVIALIVIALLVIALLVILSVVFCWKKKKGCFRKKEKEQGDPEVSEPLKDDGISIEMVCTV